One genomic region from Amycolatopsis sp. FBCC-B4732 encodes:
- a CDS encoding CDP-alcohol phosphatidyltransferase family protein → MSTAAPEPAAPAGAPEPSLLRQAMNVPNILSLLRLAGVPVFLWLLLGPEEDGWALALLVFSALTDWLDGKLARWLNQMSRLGQLLDPAADRLYILATLIAFLAREIIPWWVVVPLLLREAVLGVCVLTLRRRGFAPPEVTYIGKGATFVLMYAFPFLLLAQGGSDVAAIARPIGYAFTIWGGVLYVWSGVLYVLQARNALRGAREA, encoded by the coding sequence GTGAGCACAGCCGCGCCCGAACCCGCCGCTCCGGCGGGCGCCCCCGAGCCGTCCCTGCTGCGGCAGGCGATGAACGTTCCCAACATCCTGTCCCTGCTGCGGCTGGCCGGCGTGCCGGTGTTCCTCTGGCTGCTGCTCGGCCCCGAAGAGGACGGCTGGGCGCTCGCCCTCCTCGTCTTCAGCGCGCTCACCGACTGGCTGGACGGGAAGCTCGCCCGCTGGCTCAACCAGATGTCGCGGCTCGGGCAGCTGCTCGACCCCGCCGCCGACCGGCTGTACATCCTCGCCACCCTCATCGCGTTCCTCGCCCGCGAGATCATCCCCTGGTGGGTGGTCGTGCCGCTGCTGCTGCGCGAAGCCGTCCTCGGCGTGTGCGTCCTGACGCTGCGCCGCCGCGGGTTCGCGCCGCCGGAGGTCACCTACATCGGCAAGGGCGCCACCTTCGTGCTGATGTACGCCTTCCCGTTCCTGCTGCTCGCGCAGGGCGGCTCGGACGTCGCCGCGATCGCTCGGCCGATCGGGTACGCCTTCACGATCTGGGGTGGCGTCCTCTACGTCTGGTCCGGCGTGCTCTACGTCCTCCAGGCGCGCAACGCCCTCCGCGGGGCACGGGAAGCCTGA
- the gcvH gene encoding glycine cleavage system protein GcvH, which translates to MSAPEELRYTEEHEWVATREETLVRVGITEYAQDQLGDVVFVDLPEVGRQLSTGDVFGEVESTKSVSELFAPVDGEIVAVNDSVADSPELINSDPYGEGWLIEIRLDDPAGLEALLEAEAYDALTKG; encoded by the coding sequence GTGTCCGCTCCTGAAGAGCTTCGCTACACCGAGGAACACGAGTGGGTCGCCACCCGCGAGGAGACGCTCGTCCGCGTGGGTATCACCGAGTACGCGCAGGACCAGCTCGGTGACGTCGTGTTCGTCGACCTGCCCGAGGTCGGCCGCCAGCTCAGCACGGGCGACGTCTTCGGCGAGGTCGAGTCGACCAAGAGCGTCTCCGAGCTGTTCGCGCCGGTCGACGGCGAGATCGTCGCGGTGAACGACTCGGTCGCCGACTCGCCCGAGCTGATCAACAGCGACCCCTACGGCGAAGGCTGGCTGATCGAGATCCGGCTCGACGACCCGGCGGGTCTGGAAGCGCTGCTCGAAGCCGAGGCCTACGACGCCCTGACCAAGGGCTGA
- the garA gene encoding glycogen accumulation regulator GarA, translated as MSTNDGPGGVPPEQSPERTSVFRADFLAEVEGHEPAPAAEAPVQGVDALPAGSALLVVKRGPNAGSRFLLDRDTTSAGRHPDSDIFLDDVTVSRRHAEFRREGGEFVVIDVGSLNGTYVNREPVDQAVLAGGDEVQIGKFRLVFLTGPGHGGQGAQ; from the coding sequence GTGAGCACGAACGACGGGCCCGGCGGCGTTCCCCCGGAGCAGTCTCCGGAGCGGACCTCTGTCTTCCGGGCCGACTTCCTGGCCGAAGTCGAAGGTCACGAGCCCGCCCCCGCCGCGGAGGCGCCCGTCCAGGGGGTCGACGCCCTCCCGGCGGGTTCGGCGCTGCTGGTCGTGAAGCGCGGGCCCAACGCGGGTTCGCGGTTCCTGCTCGACCGCGACACCACCAGCGCCGGGCGGCACCCGGACAGCGACATCTTCCTGGACGACGTCACGGTCTCCCGCCGGCACGCCGAATTCCGGCGTGAGGGCGGCGAGTTCGTCGTCATCGACGTCGGCAGCCTCAACGGCACCTACGTCAACCGCGAGCCGGTCGACCAGGCCGTCCTCGCCGGGGGCGACGAAGTGCAGATCGGGAAGTTCCGCCTGGTCTTCCTGACCGGCCCGGGGCACGGGGGCCAGGGGGCGCAGTGA
- a CDS encoding MerR family transcriptional regulator yields the protein MTAAGRPQRDGLSIGAVLAQLRGDFPDVTISKIRFLEAEGLVTPGRTPSGYRQFAAADVERLRFVLAAQRDHYLPLKVIKEQLDAADSGAGPVADLPRPPRRLVPIDAPAENVGLPVADDFTAGRELRLTQEELLEQAGIDAAALAELQQYGLVRPGPAGFFDPDAVLVARTVRAMTEFGIEPRHLRAFRAAADREVGLLEQIVTPVYRHRDPEAKSRADEVVRELAALSVTLHTLLVKAGIRGVAGC from the coding sequence GTGACGGCGGCCGGACGGCCACAACGCGACGGGTTGAGCATCGGGGCCGTTCTCGCGCAGCTGCGCGGCGACTTCCCCGATGTCACCATCTCCAAGATCCGGTTCCTCGAAGCGGAAGGCCTGGTCACCCCGGGCCGGACGCCTTCGGGCTACCGGCAGTTCGCCGCGGCGGACGTGGAGCGTCTCAGGTTCGTCCTGGCCGCCCAGCGGGACCACTACCTCCCGTTGAAGGTCATCAAGGAACAGCTGGACGCGGCGGACTCGGGTGCCGGGCCCGTCGCGGACCTGCCCCGCCCGCCGCGCCGGCTGGTGCCGATCGACGCACCGGCCGAGAACGTCGGCCTGCCCGTGGCGGACGACTTCACCGCGGGCAGGGAGCTGCGCCTGACCCAGGAGGAACTCCTGGAGCAGGCGGGCATCGACGCCGCCGCGCTGGCCGAGCTGCAGCAGTACGGCCTGGTCCGGCCCGGTCCCGCCGGGTTCTTCGACCCGGACGCGGTGCTGGTGGCGCGGACGGTGCGGGCGATGACCGAATTCGGTATCGAGCCGAGACACCTGCGTGCCTTTCGCGCCGCGGCCGACCGCGAGGTCGGGTTGCTGGAGCAGATCGTGACCCCGGTGTACCGGCATCGTGACCCGGAGGCCAAATCGAGGGCCGACGAAGTGGTGCGCGAGCTGGCGGCACTGTCCGTGACGCTGCACACGCTCCTCGTCAAGGCCGGAATCCGTGGCGTCGCCGGGTGTTGA
- a CDS encoding bifunctional nuclease family protein, whose amino-acid sequence MSEMRVVGVRVELPANQPILLLRETEGERYLPIWIGSVEATAIALEQQGVRPARPLTHDLLKEVIGALGRELEQVVITDLKEGTFFAELVFDGDIRVSARPSDSVALALRIGVPIHAVDSVLEEAGLIIPDEQEDEVEKFREFLDSVSPEDFRGADT is encoded by the coding sequence ATGAGCGAGATGCGCGTCGTCGGGGTGCGGGTCGAGCTGCCCGCGAATCAGCCGATCTTGTTGCTGCGGGAAACCGAGGGCGAACGGTACCTGCCGATCTGGATCGGCTCGGTCGAAGCCACCGCCATCGCTTTGGAGCAGCAGGGAGTCCGCCCGGCCCGCCCGCTCACGCATGACCTGCTGAAAGAGGTCATCGGAGCGCTCGGCCGGGAACTCGAGCAGGTCGTCATCACCGACCTCAAGGAAGGCACGTTCTTCGCGGAACTGGTCTTCGACGGCGACATCCGGGTGTCCGCCCGGCCGAGCGACTCGGTCGCGCTGGCCCTGCGGATCGGGGTCCCCATCCACGCCGTGGACTCGGTGCTGGAAGAGGCCGGCCTGATCATCCCGGACGAGCAGGAGGACGAGGTCGAGAAGTTCCGCGAGTTCCTCGACTCCGTGTCGCCGGAAGACTTCCGCGGAGCGGACACCTGA
- a CDS encoding MerR family transcriptional regulator, which yields MRIGELAQRTGVTTRALRFYEDQGLLAARRSANGYREYDEDDLQLVKEIQTLQTVGLTLEETRPFVECLRSGHETGDSCANSIEVYRRKLEEADALLARLGGIRGELAAKLAGALARQAPDPCVVPESPRP from the coding sequence ATGCGGATCGGAGAGCTTGCGCAGCGCACGGGTGTCACCACCCGTGCGCTGCGTTTTTACGAGGACCAGGGCCTCCTCGCGGCCCGTCGCTCGGCGAACGGCTACCGCGAATACGACGAGGACGACCTCCAGCTGGTCAAGGAGATCCAGACCCTGCAGACGGTCGGGCTGACCCTGGAGGAGACGCGTCCCTTCGTCGAGTGCCTGCGCAGCGGCCACGAAACCGGCGACTCCTGCGCGAATTCGATCGAGGTCTACCGCCGCAAGCTCGAAGAAGCCGACGCGCTCCTGGCCCGCCTCGGCGGCATCCGCGGCGAACTGGCCGCGAAGCTCGCCGGCGCGCTCGCCCGGCAAGCGCCCGACCCGTGTGTCGTGCCCGAATCCCCGCGCCCGTGA
- the trxA gene encoding thioredoxin — translation MSEDATVSAVTDATFAEVLGSDVPVLVEFWATWCGPCRMVGPVLAQLATERAGGLVVRKINADENPETTRSYQVMSLPTMMLFRNGEPVETIVGAFPKARIEERLDRVLKAPSL, via the coding sequence GTGTCCGAAGACGCCACCGTCAGTGCTGTCACCGATGCGACCTTCGCCGAGGTCCTCGGCAGCGACGTTCCCGTGCTCGTCGAGTTCTGGGCCACCTGGTGCGGCCCGTGCCGGATGGTCGGCCCGGTGCTGGCGCAGCTGGCCACCGAGCGGGCCGGCGGACTCGTCGTCCGCAAGATCAACGCGGACGAGAATCCCGAGACGACCCGCTCCTACCAGGTCATGTCGCTGCCGACGATGATGTTGTTCCGGAACGGCGAGCCGGTCGAGACGATCGTCGGCGCGTTCCCGAAGGCCCGCATCGAAGAGCGGCTCGACCGCGTGCTCAAGGCGCCGTCGCTTTGA
- a CDS encoding TetR/AcrR family transcriptional regulator codes for MQVNTDIMAEMGLSPTEAARRAQIIGATIGVLADLGYRRTTFAKIKERAGLSSTRLISYHFTNKAGLMQAVLSTVVETRNGYLKERTGGGLDPADRPGYLRAHIETSIAFLRTYPECVRVLTELAANTDDVDGWVMTKVLVDDLRVHGLARQLKQGQAEGAFGEFTPEVMAMSIAQAIDGVAAAYAADPELDLEKYGREVADTFVKATAP; via the coding sequence ATGCAAGTAAACACCGACATCATGGCCGAGATGGGGCTCAGCCCCACCGAGGCCGCACGCCGCGCGCAGATCATCGGCGCGACCATCGGCGTCCTCGCCGACCTCGGGTACCGCCGGACCACGTTCGCCAAGATCAAGGAGCGGGCCGGGCTCAGCAGCACCCGGCTGATCTCCTACCACTTCACGAACAAGGCCGGCCTGATGCAGGCCGTGCTCAGCACGGTCGTCGAGACCAGGAACGGCTACCTGAAGGAGCGCACCGGCGGCGGGCTCGACCCCGCCGACCGGCCCGGCTACCTGCGGGCGCACATCGAGACGTCGATCGCGTTCCTGCGCACGTACCCGGAATGCGTCCGGGTGCTGACCGAGCTGGCCGCCAACACCGACGACGTCGACGGCTGGGTGATGACGAAGGTGCTGGTCGACGACCTGCGCGTGCACGGCCTGGCCCGCCAGCTCAAGCAGGGCCAGGCCGAAGGCGCGTTCGGCGAGTTCACGCCCGAGGTGATGGCGATGTCGATCGCGCAGGCCATCGACGGCGTCGCCGCGGCCTACGCCGCCGACCCGGAGCTGGACCTGGAGAAGTACGGCCGCGAGGTGGCCGACACCTTCGTCAAAGCGACGGCGCCTTGA
- a CDS encoding MerR family transcriptional regulator, with amino-acid sequence MVEAGSEKQPVGVAGGEQGELFPDDSLPDELVGYRGPAACQIAGITYRQLDYWARTKLVAPSIRTAHGSGSQRLYSFKDILVLKVVKRLLDTGVSLQNIRVAVDHLRLRGVRDLAKVTLFSDGTTVYECTSPEEIVDLLQGGQGVFGIAVSGAMQEISGTIHEFPAERADGGVVETHEPDELTQRRNARKTG; translated from the coding sequence GTGGTCGAGGCTGGTTCCGAGAAGCAGCCTGTTGGGGTCGCGGGTGGCGAGCAGGGTGAGCTGTTCCCCGACGACTCGCTGCCGGACGAGCTGGTGGGTTACCGCGGCCCGGCCGCGTGCCAGATCGCCGGGATCACCTACCGCCAGCTCGACTACTGGGCCCGGACGAAGCTGGTCGCACCCAGCATCCGCACGGCGCACGGCTCCGGCTCGCAGCGGCTGTACTCGTTCAAGGACATCCTGGTCCTCAAGGTCGTCAAGCGGCTGCTGGACACCGGGGTCTCGCTCCAGAACATCCGGGTCGCCGTCGACCACCTGCGCCTGCGCGGGGTCCGCGACCTGGCCAAGGTGACGCTGTTCTCCGACGGCACCACGGTCTACGAATGCACCTCGCCGGAGGAGATCGTCGATCTGCTCCAAGGCGGCCAAGGCGTCTTCGGCATCGCGGTCAGCGGCGCGATGCAGGAAATCAGCGGGACCATCCACGAATTCCCGGCCGAGCGCGCGGACGGCGGCGTCGTCGAGACGCACGAGCCGGACGAGCTCACCCAGCGCCGCAACGCACGCAAGACCGGTTGA
- the gcvP gene encoding aminomethyl-transferring glycine dehydrogenase — protein sequence MNPSLASLEQGIPFAERHLGSGPDQLRTILDVIGVASLDELAEHAVPESLRASAEPLELPPAASEAQALAELRELAARNRPTAAMIGLGYHDTVTPPVIRRNVLENPAWYTAYTPYQPEISQGRLEALLNFQTMIADLTALPVANASLLDEATAAAEAMTLVRRAGRAKSNRFVVDQDTLPQTLAVLRTRAEPLGIELVVEDLSQGLTGLGLGGDFFGVLLAYPGASGAVHELDLTIAEAKKHGAAVVVAADPLALTLLRPPGELGADVAVGSTQRFGVPLGFGGPHAAYLAVRKGLERQLPGRLVGVAKDADGAPAYRLALQTREQHIRREKATSNICTAQVLLAVMASMYAVYHGPDGLRAIALRAHRMATVLAAGLAEGGVEVVHGEFFDTLTAAVPGRADTVVAAARDLGVTLRRIDGDHVGVACDETTTRERLSFVWKAFGVSVSDVDGLDADTADALPAPLRRTSAFLTHPVFHEHRSETAMLRYLRRLSDQDYALDRGMIPLGSCTMKLNATAEMEPVTWPEFAGLHPFAPAEDAAGLLEVVADLSAWLARITGYDAVSLQPNAGSQGEFAGLLAIRAYHRSRGEDARDVCLIPASAHGTNAASAVMAGMRVVVVRCDDDGNIDLSHLKSTVDEHRGDLAAIMLTYPSTHGVYEDTVGEVCAAVHDAGGQVYVDGANLNALIGVAQYGRFGADVSHLNLHKTFCIPHGGGGPGVGPIGVRAHLAPFLPNHPLQPAAGPGSGVGPVSAAPWGSASILPISWAYVRMMGAEGLRRATLVAVANANYIARRLGEHYPVLYAGRSGFVAHECILDLRPLTKATGVTVDDVAKRLADYGLHAPTMSFPVAGTLMVEPTESEDLAELDRFCAAMIAIRAEIDRVASGEWPLAESPLRLAPHTAGCLAGDWNRRYSRETAAFPAGRTTAKIWPPVRRIDGASGDRNLICSCPPPEAFA from the coding sequence GTGAATCCGTCACTCGCCTCCCTGGAGCAGGGGATCCCGTTCGCCGAGCGGCACCTCGGGTCTGGTCCGGATCAGCTGCGCACGATCCTCGACGTCATCGGCGTCGCCTCCCTCGACGAACTCGCCGAGCACGCCGTTCCCGAGTCGCTGCGCGCGTCCGCCGAACCCCTCGAACTGCCCCCGGCGGCCTCCGAAGCCCAGGCGCTGGCCGAACTGCGCGAGCTGGCCGCCCGCAACCGGCCGACCGCCGCGATGATCGGGCTCGGCTACCACGACACCGTCACCCCGCCCGTGATCCGGCGGAACGTCCTCGAGAACCCGGCCTGGTACACCGCTTACACGCCCTACCAGCCGGAGATTTCCCAAGGGCGGCTCGAAGCGCTGCTCAACTTCCAGACCATGATCGCGGACCTGACCGCGCTCCCGGTCGCGAACGCCTCCCTGCTCGACGAAGCCACCGCGGCCGCCGAAGCGATGACGCTCGTTCGCCGGGCGGGCCGGGCGAAGTCGAACCGGTTCGTCGTCGACCAGGACACCCTGCCCCAGACCCTCGCCGTGCTGCGGACGCGAGCCGAACCGCTGGGCATCGAGCTGGTCGTGGAAGACCTGTCGCAAGGACTCACCGGGCTGGGGCTCGGCGGTGACTTCTTCGGCGTGCTGCTCGCCTACCCCGGCGCGTCGGGTGCCGTGCACGAACTCGACCTGACCATCGCGGAAGCCAAGAAGCACGGCGCCGCGGTGGTCGTCGCCGCGGACCCCCTCGCCTTGACGCTGCTGCGGCCGCCCGGCGAGCTCGGCGCCGACGTCGCCGTCGGGTCGACGCAGCGGTTCGGCGTCCCGCTCGGCTTCGGCGGCCCGCACGCCGCTTACCTCGCGGTGCGGAAGGGGCTGGAGCGACAGCTGCCCGGGCGCCTGGTCGGCGTCGCGAAGGACGCGGATGGCGCGCCCGCGTACCGGCTGGCGCTGCAGACGCGCGAGCAGCACATCCGCCGGGAGAAGGCGACGTCGAACATCTGCACCGCGCAGGTCCTGCTGGCCGTCATGGCATCGATGTACGCCGTGTACCACGGGCCCGACGGCCTGCGCGCGATCGCGTTGCGGGCCCACCGGATGGCCACCGTGCTGGCCGCCGGCCTGGCCGAAGGCGGGGTCGAGGTCGTGCACGGCGAGTTCTTCGACACCCTGACCGCGGCGGTGCCCGGCCGGGCGGACACGGTCGTCGCGGCGGCCCGCGACCTCGGCGTCACGCTGCGCCGGATCGACGGCGACCACGTCGGCGTCGCCTGCGACGAAACGACCACCCGGGAGCGGCTTTCGTTCGTGTGGAAGGCGTTCGGCGTCTCGGTGTCCGATGTGGACGGCCTGGACGCGGACACGGCCGACGCGCTGCCGGCCCCGCTGCGGCGCACGAGCGCGTTCCTCACCCACCCGGTGTTCCACGAGCACCGGTCGGAAACCGCGATGCTGCGGTACCTGCGCCGGCTGTCCGATCAGGACTACGCGCTCGACCGCGGCATGATCCCGCTCGGCTCGTGCACGATGAAGCTCAACGCCACCGCGGAGATGGAGCCGGTCACCTGGCCGGAGTTCGCCGGGTTGCACCCGTTCGCGCCCGCCGAGGACGCCGCCGGCCTCCTCGAGGTCGTCGCCGACCTGAGCGCCTGGCTCGCGCGGATCACCGGCTACGACGCGGTTTCGCTGCAGCCCAACGCCGGGAGCCAGGGCGAGTTCGCGGGCCTGCTGGCGATCCGCGCCTACCACCGCTCGCGCGGCGAGGACGCGCGAGACGTCTGCCTGATCCCGGCCAGCGCGCACGGCACGAACGCGGCGAGCGCGGTGATGGCGGGCATGCGGGTGGTCGTCGTCCGCTGTGACGACGACGGCAACATCGACCTCTCGCACCTCAAGTCCACTGTGGACGAGCACCGCGGCGACCTGGCGGCCATCATGCTGACCTACCCGTCGACGCACGGGGTGTACGAGGACACCGTCGGCGAGGTGTGCGCGGCGGTGCACGACGCGGGTGGGCAGGTGTACGTCGACGGCGCCAACCTGAACGCGCTGATCGGCGTCGCCCAGTACGGCCGGTTCGGCGCCGACGTCTCGCACCTGAACCTGCACAAGACGTTCTGCATCCCGCACGGCGGTGGCGGCCCCGGCGTCGGCCCGATCGGCGTCCGCGCGCACCTGGCGCCCTTCCTGCCGAACCACCCGCTGCAGCCGGCGGCCGGGCCCGGGTCCGGTGTCGGCCCGGTCAGCGCGGCGCCGTGGGGGAGCGCGTCGATCCTGCCCATCTCGTGGGCCTACGTCCGGATGATGGGTGCCGAGGGCCTGCGCCGGGCGACGCTCGTGGCGGTCGCCAACGCGAACTACATCGCCCGCCGGCTCGGCGAGCACTACCCGGTGCTGTACGCGGGCCGCTCGGGTTTCGTGGCCCACGAATGCATCCTGGACCTGCGGCCGCTGACGAAGGCCACGGGCGTGACCGTGGACGACGTCGCGAAGCGGCTGGCGGACTACGGGCTGCACGCGCCGACGATGTCGTTCCCGGTCGCGGGCACGCTGATGGTCGAGCCGACCGAAAGCGAGGACCTGGCCGAGCTGGACCGCTTCTGCGCGGCGATGATCGCGATCCGCGCGGAGATCGACCGCGTGGCGTCGGGGGAGTGGCCGCTGGCGGAGTCCCCGCTGCGGCTGGCCCCGCACACGGCGGGCTGCCTGGCCGGCGACTGGAACCGCCGCTACAGCCGCGAGACGGCGGCGTTCCCGGCGGGCCGGACGACGGCGAAGATCTGGCCCCCGGTCCGCCGCATCGACGGCGCCTCCGGCGACCGCAACCTGATCTGCTCCTGCCCGCCCCCGGAAGCCTTCGCGTGA